The DNA window CGCCATCGATGCGGTCGACCGGCTGATCGCCCGGGTGCCGGGGCGCCTGTCGCTGGTTGCGGTCACGGGAGGCACGATATTCTCGACCCTCTCGGGCTCGACGATGGCCAATGTCGCCATGCTCGGCAGTTCCCTGCTCCCCGAAATGCAGCGCCGCGGCTACCACCCGTCGATGGCGATGGGCCCGATCCTCGGGACCGGCGGCATCGCGATGCTCATTCCGCCGTCGGCGCTGGCGGTGCTTCTGGCCAGCCTGGCGCAGATGCCGGTGGCCGAATTGCTGATCGCCGGCATCGTGCCCGGTCTCCTCATCGCCCTGCTCTTCTTCGCCTATATCGTCGTGCGCTGCCGCCTCAATCCCGGTCTGGCGCCGGCCTATGTCCAGGAGGGCCTGACGCCGGGCGACCGGTTTATACCGTTCCTGATCTACGTGGTGCCGCTGATGACGCTGTTCGTCCTGGTCGTCGGCAGCATCCTCGCAGGCTGGGCGACGCCGACGGAATCGGCCGCGCTGGGCGCGGTCGGCGCGGTCATTGCGGCGGTCGCCTATCGCTGCCTGAGGCGGCATGCCCTTCGCACGGCCCTTGTCGAAGCGGCCAAGGTGACCGGCATGGCGCTGTTCATCATCTGCGCGTCGGTTACCTTCGCCCAGATTCTCGCCTTCTCGGGCGCCGTCGACGGCCTGCTGGAAATCACCATCGAACTTGATTTCAGCCCGATTACCCTGCTCATCCTGATGCTGCTGATCCTGCTCGCGCTCGGCGCGTTCATCGATCAGCTGTCCATGATGCTGATCACCCTGCCATTCTTCATGCCGCTGGCCCAGCACGCCGGATTCGATCTGGTCTGGTATGGCGTCCTGCTTCTGGTTGTGCTCGAAGTCAGCCTGACCACGCCGCCGTTCGGACTGCTTCTATTCGTTATGAAAGGCGTGGCGCCGCCGGAGATTACCCTGCGTCAGGTCTACGTCGCCGCAGGGCCGTTCATCGCTCTCGAATTGCTGGTGCTGATCCTTGTCGTCGTCTACCCCGCGCTGGCGACCTGGTTGCCCAACCTGATCATTCGGCCATGACCGCACCATCGGACACAACGCAGATATTCGCCCACCGGCTGCTTGCGGGGCCCGACCGGGCTGCTGTTGCGTGCAACCGCCGGATCGGAATCCGGGGCGGCACGATTTGCGATCTGCAGGAATGCCCGGCGGAGGAAGGCGCCTCGACGCTCTTCGTGATGCCCGCGCTGGCAAACGCCCACGACCACGGGCGGGGATTAAGCCGTCTCGCCTACGGTGCGCTGGACGATGCCCTGGAGATCTGGCTGGCGGGCGCCTCCGCGCTCCATCCGCCGGTCGATCCCTACCTGCTCGCAGCGGCAGCGTTCGCCCGTATGGCGCGCTCCGGCGTGGCGGCGGCCGTGCATTGCCACATGCCGCAGCGCTCCGATCGGCTCGTCGATGAGGCAAAAGCGGTGTGCCGGGCGGCCGGCGATATCGGCCTGCCCATCGCTTTCGTCGTTCCCATGGTCGACCGCCATCGCCTGGGCTACGGCGAGGACGACGCCATCCTCGGCCTCCTGAACGAAGCGGATCGCGAGGTTCTGCGGGCGCGCTGGGCGCGGCCGCTGCCATCGGTGCAGGAGCAGGTCGCGATGGTCGGCGAAATTGCGCGGCACTGCGAATCCGCTACCGTCAACGTCCAGTTCGGTCCCTACGGCCTGGAATGGGCGTCGGACGACCTGCTCTCCAGCGTTGCCGAAGCCTCGGCCCAAACCGGCCGGCGCGTCCACATGCATTGTCAGGAAACGCGGCGTCAGCGCGCCTGGGCCGATACCCGCTTTCCGGGCGGTTTCGTTGCGCATCTGGACGCGCTGGGCCTGCTGTCGCCGCGCCTGACCCTGGCCCATTGCGTCTGGCTGCGGCCGGAGGAGTGCGAACTCCTGGCGGAACGCGGCGTGACGGTCGCGCTCAATGCCAGTTCGAACCTGCGGCTCGGTTCGGGCGTGGCGCCGGTCGCGGAGTTTGTCCGGCGCGGCGTGCAGCTCGCGGTCGGGATCGACGCCCTGTCTCTGGACGACGATGACGACGCACTCCGGGAATTGCGGCTGCTCTATCGCCTGCACCGGGGCAGTTCGCTCGATCCGGGCCTTTCGGCGGCAGACCTGTTGCGTGCCGCGACGGTAACCGGTTTCGGCGTGGTCGACGACAGCGAACGCGACGGCGCTCTGGCTCCGGGGGCGCCGGCCGACCTGATCGCATTCGATTGGGACCGGCTGGGCGGCGACGTCGTCAGCTCCAGAACCACCGAGGTCGATATTCTCCTCGGCCGGGCTACGGGCGGCCATGTCGCGTCCGTTTGGTCAAGGGGGCGCGAAATCGTCCGGGACGGGCGCGTTACCGGCATGGACGAACCGGCAGTTATCGCCGAACTGCACGCTCAGGCTGCCGCCGGTGCGGACGTTGCCAACGCCTTCGTTCCGGCATTGGAACGCTATCAGGCGGCGCTGCGCCGCTACTACGGACAGGAGCGCCATTTGCAATAGGTCGCTGCTGCCCACGGTCCTGCGGCCGGCTTTCCCGACCCGCCGGCTCGACAGCGCCGCTCGGTCGTGGCCCCGGCAGGGAATCCGCCTAGCGCCCGGTATGCTCCTGGAGGCGCGGCATCAGTTCGACGAAGTTGCAGGGCCGGTAGCGGTTGTCGAGCTGGTATTGCAGGATCTCGTCCCAGCCGTCCTTGCAGGCGCCCGGCGAGCCCGGCAGGGCGAACAGGTAGGTGCCGCCCGCCACGCCGCCGACCGCGCGCGACTGGACGGTCGAAGTTTTGATCTTCTGAAAGCTGACCCAGCGGAACAGTTCGCCGAAGCCCTCGATCTTCTTCTCGAAGACCTGCTCGAAGGCCTCCGGCGTCACGTCGCGGCCGGTCACGCCAGTGCCGCCGGTCGAGATGACGACGTCGATCTCCGGGTCGGCGATCCAGCCTTCGAGCGCGGCGACGATTTCCGCCATCTCGTCGGGCACGATCCGGCGGTCGGCGACGACATGGCCGGCGCCTTCGATCCGGCCGGCGAGCGTGTCGCCGGACCGGTCGTCGGCCGCGCTGCGCGTGTCGGAGACCGTCATCACCGCAATATTGACCGGCAGGAAGGGCCGGCTCTCGTCGATCTTCGTCATGCAGCTCCCCTGTCGGCGGCGCGGCCGGTCCTCAAGGCGCCCGCTCCGCGGCCAAAGCATCCAGCCGTTCCCGGATTGCCAGCAGGTCGCGCCAGGCCTCCCGCTTGTTGAGCGGGCTGCGCAGCAGGTAGGCCGGGTGGAACAGCGGCATGGCCGGAACCGGGTCGCCGCCGGCCTCGATCATGTCCGGCGTGCGGTAGTCGAACCAGCGCCCGCGCATGCGGGTAATGCCCTCCGTGCGGTTGAGCAGCGTCTTGGCCGAGGGGCCGCCCAGAAAGACCAGGATGTCGGGATTCTTCAGCTCGATATGCCGTTCCAGGAAGGGGCGGCAGACCGCGGTTTCGGCGGCCGACGGTTCGCGGTTTCCCGGCGGGCGCCAGAACACGATGTTGGTGATGTAGGCGTCGGTCTCGCGGCTCAGGCCGATCGCGGCCAGCATCTTGTCCAGCAGCTGGCCGCTCGCTCCGACGAAGGGCTTGCCCTGGCGGTCCTCCTCGGCGCCCGGTGCTTCGCCGATCAGCATGAGCCGGCCGCCCGGCGCGCCGTCGGCGAAGACCGTGTTCATGGCCGTCTTCTTCAGGCCGCAGCCGTCGAAGGCGGCGACCGCGTCGCGCAGCGCGTCCAGCGTTTCGGCGCGCCGCGCGCTCTCGCGGGCCGACGCCACCGTCTCTCCGGTCGATTCGAGGCGTACCGCCGCTGTTGCCGGTTCGGGCGCCGGCGCACGGGCAGGCCGGGGCGCCGGTCCGGTCCTGTGCTGCGGCTCCGCCGGCGCCCGGCCGGGCGGGCCGGCGGGCGGCGCCTCCGGCTGCGGTGCGGCGGCCCGGGGCGCACCGCCATCCGTTGCCGGGGCCAGCCGGTCTACCGGCCGCTCGCCGATCGCCTCGTCGGCGCCGGCCTCGACCTGCCAGGCAAGCGCAAGCCGGAGGGCGTCCGCCGCTGCCGCAGGCTGCCGGTCGGTGCGATCGGGCATAGCGTCGAACCGTCCTCTGCGCTAAGTGTCTTGTGTCGCGCGTCCGCGATTCTCACGCGTGCGCGCGCCCTCGTGACTTTCGGGGAAAGCCGCTGTCGTTACAAGCCCTTAGAGGGCCGGCGCGGCAACCGCCGGCGCGGCGTAACAGGACGGGATCGGACGGCATGACGGAAGAGCGACCGGACCGCGAATCGATGGAATACGACGTGGTGATCGTCGGCGCCGGCCCGTCCGGCCTGGCCGCCGCGATCCGCCTGAAGCAGCTTGCCGCGGAAAGCGGCGGCGACGTCGAGGTCTGCGTTCTGGAGAAGGGCTCGGAGGTCGGTGCGCACATCCTGTCCGGCGCCGTGCTCGACCCGCGGGCGCTCAACGAACTGCTGCCCGACTGGCAGGACCGCGGCGCGCCGCTCGATACCCCGGTGAGCGAGGACCGCTTTTTCTTCCTGTCCGAAAAAGGCGGCTTCAAGGTGCCGAACCTGTTCCTGCCGGCCTGCTTCGGCAACCACGGCAACTACATCGTCAGCCTGGGCAACCTGTGCCGCTGGCTGGCCGAACAGGCCGAGGCGCTGGGCGTGGAGATCTATCCCGGCTTCGCCGCGGCCGAGGTACTCTACGACGACGAAGGCCGGGTCCGCGGCGTCGCGACCGGCGACATGGGCGTCGGCGCCGGCGGCGAGCAGACGGCGAATTACATGCCGGGCATGGAACTGTTGGCCAAATACACTTTTTTCGCCGAGGGCTGCCGCGGCTCGCTCGGCAAGCAGCTCGACGCCCGCTTCGGCCTGCGCGACGGGGCCGATCCGCCGTCCTACGGTATCGGCATCAAGGAGCTCTGGGAAATCGAGCCGGCGCGCCATGTGCCGGGCCTGGTCATGCACAGCGCCGGCTGGCCGCTCGACCGCGAGACCTACGGCGGCTCCTTCCTCTACCATTTCGACGAAAACCTGGTCTCGGTCGGCTTCGTCGTCGGGCTCGACTACAGGAACCCCTATCTCAGCCCCTATGAGGAATTCCAGCGCTACAAGCACAATCCGAAGGTGCGCGCCTTCCTCGAAGGCGGCAAGCGCATCGCCTACGGCGCCCGCGCCATCTATGCTGGCGGGCTGCAATCCCTGCCGAAGCTGGCGTTCCCCGGCGGCTGCCTGATCGGCGACAACGCGGGGTTTCTCAATGCGCCGCGCATCAAGGGCAGCCACACGGCGATGA is part of the Rhodospirillaceae bacterium genome and encodes:
- a CDS encoding uracil-DNA glycosylase — protein: MPDRTDRQPAAAADALRLALAWQVEAGADEAIGERPVDRLAPATDGGAPRAAAPQPEAPPAGPPGRAPAEPQHRTGPAPRPARAPAPEPATAAVRLESTGETVASARESARRAETLDALRDAVAAFDGCGLKKTAMNTVFADGAPGGRLMLIGEAPGAEEDRQGKPFVGASGQLLDKMLAAIGLSRETDAYITNIVFWRPPGNREPSAAETAVCRPFLERHIELKNPDILVFLGGPSAKTLLNRTEGITRMRGRWFDYRTPDMIEAGGDPVPAMPLFHPAYLLRSPLNKREAWRDLLAIRERLDALAAERAP
- a CDS encoding amidohydrolase family protein; translated protein: MTAPSDTTQIFAHRLLAGPDRAAVACNRRIGIRGGTICDLQECPAEEGASTLFVMPALANAHDHGRGLSRLAYGALDDALEIWLAGASALHPPVDPYLLAAAAFARMARSGVAAAVHCHMPQRSDRLVDEAKAVCRAAGDIGLPIAFVVPMVDRHRLGYGEDDAILGLLNEADREVLRARWARPLPSVQEQVAMVGEIARHCESATVNVQFGPYGLEWASDDLLSSVAEASAQTGRRVHMHCQETRRQRAWADTRFPGGFVAHLDALGLLSPRLTLAHCVWLRPEECELLAERGVTVALNASSNLRLGSGVAPVAEFVRRGVQLAVGIDALSLDDDDDALRELRLLYRLHRGSSLDPGLSAADLLRAATVTGFGVVDDSERDGALAPGAPADLIAFDWDRLGGDVVSSRTTEVDILLGRATGGHVASVWSRGREIVRDGRVTGMDEPAVIAELHAQAAAGADVANAFVPALERYQAALRRYYGQERHLQ
- the moaB gene encoding molybdenum cofactor biosynthesis protein B translates to MTKIDESRPFLPVNIAVMTVSDTRSAADDRSGDTLAGRIEGAGHVVADRRIVPDEMAEIVAALEGWIADPEIDVVISTGGTGVTGRDVTPEAFEQVFEKKIEGFGELFRWVSFQKIKTSTVQSRAVGGVAGGTYLFALPGSPGACKDGWDEILQYQLDNRYRPCNFVELMPRLQEHTGR
- a CDS encoding TRAP transporter large permease subunit, with protein sequence MEWYFALGMLLGMLILFMATGLPVAFSFLAVNLVGAVVFLGGEAGLMQLVRNAVWSVTTFSLAPIPLFILMGEIMFHTGMAFRAIDAVDRLIARVPGRLSLVAVTGGTIFSTLSGSTMANVAMLGSSLLPEMQRRGYHPSMAMGPILGTGGIAMLIPPSALAVLLASLAQMPVAELLIAGIVPGLLIALLFFAYIVVRCRLNPGLAPAYVQEGLTPGDRFIPFLIYVVPLMTLFVLVVGSILAGWATPTESAALGAVGAVIAAVAYRCLRRHALRTALVEAAKVTGMALFIICASVTFAQILAFSGAVDGLLEITIELDFSPITLLILMLLILLALGAFIDQLSMMLITLPFFMPLAQHAGFDLVWYGVLLLVVLEVSLTTPPFGLLLFVMKGVAPPEITLRQVYVAAGPFIALELLVLILVVVYPALATWLPNLIIRP
- a CDS encoding electron transfer flavoprotein-ubiquinone oxidoreductase, with product MTEERPDRESMEYDVVIVGAGPSGLAAAIRLKQLAAESGGDVEVCVLEKGSEVGAHILSGAVLDPRALNELLPDWQDRGAPLDTPVSEDRFFFLSEKGGFKVPNLFLPACFGNHGNYIVSLGNLCRWLAEQAEALGVEIYPGFAAAEVLYDDEGRVRGVATGDMGVGAGGEQTANYMPGMELLAKYTFFAEGCRGSLGKQLDARFGLRDGADPPSYGIGIKELWEIEPARHVPGLVMHSAGWPLDRETYGGSFLYHFDENLVSVGFVVGLDYRNPYLSPYEEFQRYKHNPKVRAFLEGGKRIAYGARAIYAGGLQSLPKLAFPGGCLIGDNAGFLNAPRIKGSHTAMKTGMMAAEAAFDAVAAGRAQDELGAYPAAFEKSWVRDELHRARNFKPLMKKGLVAGTLLFGIDQQLFRGRAPWTLRAAKPDHETIEPKDKHRPIDYPKPDGVLSFDRLTNVSFSATNHEENQPVHLVLKDGAVAIDHNLALYDAPEQRYCPAGVYEILRDDDGANPRLQINAQNCVHCKTCDIKDPTQNIDWAVPEGGGGPNYPNM